From the Gallus gallus isolate bGalGal1 chromosome 27, bGalGal1.mat.broiler.GRCg7b, whole genome shotgun sequence genome, the window GGCTTCTGGGACCCCATCGGCCGCTATAAGTGGTACGGAGCCCCCGGCCCCGGGTCGGGCGCCGCGGGGTCGGTCGGCCCCGGCTCAGCGCCGTCCGCCCCGCAGGGACGCGTGGCACAGCCTGGGCAGGATGAGCAAGGAGGAGGCCATGGCCGCGTACGTGGCCGAGATGAAGAAGGTGGCCCAGAAGGTAACGGCGGCTGCGGGGCTCCGGGCGGCGCCGCCCTCCGGGCCGTTGCACGGCTCTGCCCGCCGCCCGCAGATCATCGACACGGTGCGGCCGGACGAGACGACGCAGGAGATGTTCCGCTACTTCGAGCCGCTCTACGAGGTGATCCGCGACATGCCGCGGCCCCCGGACGCTTTCTTCCGACGGGCGGGGGGTGAGTGGTGCCGCGCGCCTGCCCGCAGCCCTCGCCCCGCTGCCGCCGCTCCCGGCGCCGTCCCGCCCCGTTCCGCCAGGCCGGCGCTGCGGGCACACGGGCGGCTCTTCGGCCCGAGCTTTCCCTCCCCCGAACTCGGAGGAGAAAAGCGGAGCTTTGGCTTCCCGGAGCCCCACACGCAGCCCTACATGGCAGCGGGgctgtgctcctcctgctcgGCACGGCGCGGGCACAGCGCCAGGCGGGGCGGCTGCACGCCGTCCGGATCCCGTAATGTAAACACGCGGCTGTGTGCGGAGAgacggggctgggggggggctgtgggggtagGGAGGTGTTGGGGTGGCCTTgcggtggaaaaaaaaacctttcagtGTGGCTGCTGGGCGCCGCCTCCATCAGGTCTGCAGCAGGTGAGCTTTGGGCTGTGTTGGCAGCAGGTATAAACTGGCAGTGCCATGCTAATGTCAGACAAACAGACTCGctgccccctctgcccccccctgCATCCACAGACGCCCAAAACCCATTGGTAGGGTGTGTTACTGCATGGCTCGGCCTCAACGACAGCTGCCTCTTCCTGGGTGCTTTTGTTCTTCTTACTGAATAACACATAAATAGACTCAGTTTTTCTCTGTGACATGGAAGCTGGGTCCGAGCTCCCTGTCCTTACCCACTTGTGGGTGTCCTCCTGCACCGCTGTCACTTACAAAGGGCAGTCTCATTGCAATCCAAACCTCAGTGCTGCTTGCGAGGCAGATGAACACCAGGTGCCTGAAACGTGGTTTAAAACAACAAACTTCTTAAGCTGCGGAGTTATTTGTGCTAAAGGTTCTTAGGATCCCCgtgagcctttttttttttttttctttttgtcattgcagCTTTTGTTAATGATAATCCAGGTGAGAGAGGTGATTTtggaggctgtgctggctgggtgGGTGCTGGTGGTGCCCGGGCAGCCCCGACGAGGTGCAGGGCAGCGTTGCCACATAGCTGCCTGGCCAGGAACGGGGAGCAAAGTCCTGGCTGCTGGAAATGCTGCATGGCTGCACTTAACCCCATGGGCTCCAACACCCCAGGGGGGGCGTGGGGTGCAGGGGATCATCCCCCcatccacacagagggtgggcAGCACCGCAAAGAGATCCGCAGCCCTTTAACTCTGctccccttctctccctgcagatgAGCAGGAGCAGCCGGCCGAGCGCGGCCAGGAGGAGCGAGCGAGCGGCCCGGCCCTGGAGTGCCCGGAGGACGCGCTGCCCGGGGAGCAGCAGGACGGGCAGCAGGCGCCAGGTTGGTCTCCCCGGTGTGGCCAACATCCGGCAGAGACCCCACGGAGGAGGCAGTGGCGACGGGGCTGGGCCGGGCCTCCGTCCCAACGCAGAGCTGTTGGCTTCAGGCACGTCTGGTCCAACCCCGCCTGCGTGTCATGCAGGGCCGGGGCTTCTTGTGGGGCAGCTGCTGACCCCCAGCGTAACCCTGAGCGTGTTGGGTGACTGTGCTGCTCGTGGCTGCGTGCAGAGGCCTAATTCTGCTGAACTGCAGCTGAGGGATAGAGCAAGGCATGGATGGGCATAGCGCCCTGGAGGTGTGTGCTGCACAGGGGGAAGGACCCCTCGGCTCCGGCTGGGTTTGTGCAGCCCCGGAGCTGCTGTGCCGAGCCCCGGCCCTGGGTTTCCTGTGCAGCCCCTGGCACACATTCAGTGCTGGGGGAGCGGTCTCAGTGCCCCCCCGGCCGCACGCACGGCTCAGCCAGCGTGGAGCAGCCCCTGGTGTTGGCTGTGTGCTGTTGGGGAGCAAACCTGGCAGCAGCCCTCCCACCAGCAGCGCGTGTGGTCACAGAGCAGCGCTGCGTCTGCGCCCGGCCTGTGCCCGAGGGAGCTGAGTGGGGTGTGCAGTGAGGGCTCCATCCAGTGGGACGCGTGGGGTGTGAGGTGCCGTTCcctgagggctgcagctccccaggggCTGCGCTGTGGGTCCCTGCGGGATGCAGCCCAGTTCctacagagctctgtgcaggtGCCAGCTTGTGAGCCAggccctgcagtgcagcaggcagcagagtgCAGTCCCTGCATGCCCAGCCACGATGAATCCGTCCCTTTGCCCCCCGTGCCTCAGTGTCCTTCCTTGGTGTGAGCGACGCTTTGTGGCCCTGAGCAGCGGGAATGAGCgcttctccttcctctgagcctcctgCTGAGGGATTCAGGCCTTGCTTTGTGCacacctctgctttctgctgcccgCAGACCCGCTGGCCGTGCTGAGCTTTCGCCCCACGCGCACCGCGGCTCCGCAGCCGCCTCCCGTCACGCCGGCGCTGCCTGTGCTTCCttgcaggagcagggctggcttcTGCTGCCGACACGCGCCAGGGCAGCCAGGGCACCAGCGACTCCGAGGGGGAGGTGTTCTGCGATACCATGGAGCAGATGGAGCCTGAGCAGGTAACGTCCCCCGGGGCACGACAGCCTGCAGGTGTGCTGGGGTCCCGGCAGCCGCACTGCATACAGACACCGCTGCGCTGCCGTCGGCGCCTCACCGCTTTCCTGGGAGCGCTGTGAGACCCCCTGAGCTCCCACCCTGCGGGGCCGCAGCAGGGCGGGTGGGAGGGCTCGCGGCAGGAGGAgcccctgcagctcagccctgcctcGCAGGGTGGCAGTGGGGCCCGGGGGTCTCAGGGTCGTTCTTCTCTACCCTCGCGCAggctgggcagctgctggctgagcgGGGGCTGTTCCCAAAGAGCGCCCCGGCCGGGCGCGTGGCTGGGCGGGCAGAGCGGGGTGAAGGCAGAAGATGGGAGGGGAGCGGCGGTGCCGACCTCGCAGCCCGGGGCTCTGACGGAGGTGGGTGCAGCTCGGCTCccgctgctccctgcctgcctgggaTGTGTGGGGTGAGGCTGTGAGCACCCACGGTCGGTAGCCACGAATCCCCGCATCCGCCCTCTTCGTCCCTTGGTTCCCACGCAGCTCAGTGCTTCCCCTCCAGGACAGATCCCTTTATCGTCCCACAGtgtgtcagggctgtgctgaatgCCGTACGTCCTTCAGCTCCAGCACCGTGCAGCCCCGCCAGCAACGTCTGCTCGGTGCTCTTGGATACGGCTGTGCCGGGTGGGGCCGGCCGCggtgtccctggaggtgctggcacaggggATGGAGCTGCCGCAGCCATCCCGGCAGTCCCCAGCAGGGACGCAGTGAGGAACAGCCCCGGTGGCCGTCCCCGTCCTGCCAGACATTGGGGCTCTGCCACCCTCCGCAGCCCGCAGCACACTCAGCTCCCCACCGATGTTTCTGCAAACCTCCGGGGCTGCTTGACCTTGGGAGTTAACTTGTAACGAGGCCGATAAAAGCGGGCGCGGGGGGCCGAGGAGCGGCCGTGCTCTCGCCGGCACCTGCCGGTCTGCCGGCAACCGGGCTCGTCGGGAGGCAGCGGGGCCGGTTTGGGGCCGAGAAGTGGAAATCCTccatccagcagtgctgggacagaGAGCCCCGCTGCTCCCGGCGGAGCGCCGTCCCTGTGCCACGCGCCCTCCCCGCCTCGCGTCTGAGCGTCGCCTCCCTTTGCTCCCACAGATCCGCAGCTCGCCGGGGCAGAGGAGGATGCGGGGAGCCCGGCTGAGCCCACCGCcgtggagcagcagctgccgcCGGAGCTGGACGCCCACGTGGCCGGCACCGTGCGGGCCCTGCAGGACGACATGCAGCGCGTGCTGGAGCGGCTGAGCgagctggagctgctcaccTCCAGGCAGGTACGTGGCACCGCTCCCACGGGTGGGCAGCTCGGGGTGGGCCGGGGGCGGAGTGGGGGCAGACCGCGGGTTGTGCCGCGTACCGGCAGGGCGGAGGCCGCCCTCGAAGCCGCCCCAGGGCCGAGCGGGGAGCGCTGCCCCCGGGATTCCCATCGCCTCGGGTCCCGATCGCGTCGCAGGACGGGGACGCGGTGGCTGGACGGGGTGCCTGGCTGTGCCCCAACGCCCCCCTTGTCTTGCAGGACACATCCGGGGCCGATCCCGGAGAGCCGCTCGCTGCGCAGGTGAGTGCGTCGGGAGGCAGCGCCGCGCAGTCCCTGCCGACCCGCGCTCACCGTCCCGTCCCTGCGGCTCTGCGACCccggctgtgctgctgggggcggTGAGCGGGCTGGGGAGGGGTCCTTCAGCAGGAGGCGGCTCTGGGCAGGCACAGGGACAGGTGTGAGGAACGCGTCCCCGCAGTTCTGCCCCGCGCGACCCCAGCGGGACGACGGCCGCAAAAGGGGCAGCGGCGCTCGGGGCGTTGGGTGCCGCCCCGCTCTCCCCACACCTCTCTGTCCCCTCTCCAGGCGGAGTCTCCGTGGCCGCTGCCCGCGTCCCCGCACCCGCTGCTGCTGTTCCTCGTGGCGTGGCCCTTCGTCACCCAGTGGCTGCTGCGGCGCTGGCGGGGCAGGAAGAGGTGACGCGTCCCCATCGCGGCCTCCCCGCGCCCCGCGCAGCCGCCGCCGTTCCCGGTTCTGCTTCTCCCGCACCGCGAAGGCCGAACCGCCGTCAGCTCCGGGCGGCGCAGCCGCGGGGTCCCGGGGACCGCTCGGTGCCGTCGGGAGACCCGCGGGGGCACAGACGGCAGCGGGGTCGGGGCGCTGCCAGGCGGGGGCTCAGCCCGGCCCCCCTCCCCGGATTAAAGTTGCCTTTTTAGCGCGGttgtggctgtgtgtgctgccctggggggtgggggggcacccCGTGGGGATACCCCGCCGCGCGCCGTCCCTTTGTCACCCCGCGGTGCGGTCCCTGCGGGCGCCGAACGAGGCCGGAGCGCTGCGGGCCGCACCACCCGTACGGGGCCGGGCCCGGTGCCAGCCCGCCCCCCGGGTCGGGTCGGGTCGGTTCGGTTCGGTTCCCCCGCACGTGACGCCGTCGTAGCGCGATGCCATCGGCTGCAGCGGGATCCCCCCGCACCGCCGCCACCTCTTGAGAGCTGGGGGGCAGTGGCCCCCGCACCCCCGGCGGCTCTCCGCTCCCGGGGCCCCCAATCCCCGCTGCTCGCACTCCTGGAGCTCCCactcccgcccccccccaacTACCCACGAAAAAAGGGACGCGGCGCCTTTAAGGTGGGACTCGCTCCGCTCGGGTTTGTTTACATCTCCCTCCGCGCGGCCTCGGCCGCATCACACAGCGGCGGTTCCGTGATTCCTCCGCCCGACCCCCCccacttctttctccctttgccCCCCGGctctgcccccccaccccctcccgcTCCTGGTGTGGACTCCGTGGAACGGTCCCGGGCCGGCGAAGCCGCAGCACCGCTCGGTGCGCGTCCGCGCGGCGCGGACTCTTTCGGGCCGTACCAGagccgggcggggggggggcggagcgCTGCCCTCATTGCGGCGCTGAAGGTCGCGGAGCCGCGCGCCCGGAGCTCCCCCCTCCGCGCGTGGTACGGCCCTGACCCGCCCCCGCTCTGCTATTGGCTGAAATGCTCGAGCGACGTCCCGCCTCGCCAATCGGCGCTCGGCCGGCCGAACGGCGAGGGGGCGTGTCTAAGCGATACGCCCCACCCCTCGCGCGCGCTGATTGGCTGTGGGGCGGGGCACGCAGCGCGCCTGCGCGGGACGCGCGCAGCTATATAAGGCGGCGGAGCGGGTGGGGAGCGGCAGtcgggaggcggcggcggcgggtggtggtggcggcggcgcggggggggcggggcgggtgCGGCgcggagggaggaggagaaggaggcgGCGGCGCGTGCCATGCGCGCGGGGGGGCGGGCCCGGCGGCGTTAACCCCTGTGCGGCCGTGACCCCGCGGCCCGGGGGGACGGGACCGATGTAGCGTCCGTCCGCGCGGGAGCGGAGCGCGCAGCCATGGCCGACGCCGAGCGCGCCCCGGAGGCGGCGCCCGCGGACCCCGAGCCCGAGCGGGGCGAAGCGCAGACGGACGGGGAGAGCGGGCGGCTGCCGCCCCCCGAGgaggcggcggaggcggcgaCGGCGGCGGAGGGCGCGGGGGACCACGAGGCGCGGCCGTCGGAGGGCGGCGCGGCGCAGCCCGGGCTGAGGCCGCGGTACCGCGCGGCCGTGGGGCGCGCCCAGGAGTGGCCCGCGAAGAAGAAGCACCGCCGTCGGCCGTCGAAGAACAAACGGCGCTGGAAGCCCTACTCGAAGCTCAGCtgggaggagaagcagcagttcGACGAGCGGCAGAGTCTGCGCGCCTCGCGGCTCCGCGCGGAGATGTTCGCCAAGGGGCAGCCCGTGGCCCCCTACAACACCACGCAGTTCCTGATGGAGGACCACGACCAGGAGGAGCCCGACCTGAAAACCGGGCTGTACCCGCGGCGCTCCGCCGCCAAATCGGACGATACGAGCGAGGAGGACTTCCTGGAGGAGGCGGCCGAGGAGGACGGCGGCAgcgatgggatggggggggacgGCAGCGAGTTCCTGCAGAGGGACTTCTCGGAGACGTACGAGCGGTACCACGTGGAGAGCCTGCAGAACATGAGCAAGCAGGAGCTGGTGAAGGAGTACCTGGAGCTGGAGAAGTGCCTCTCCCGCATGGAGGACGAGAACAACCGCCTGAGGATGGAGAGCAAGAAGCACGGCgaggcggcggaggcggcgcgGCTGCTGGAGATAGAGGTGGACCGACTGCGGGCGGAGAACCTGCAGCTGCTGCGGGAGAGGGACGTGCGAGCGGCGGAGGCGGCGCCGGAGTGAGCGACCCTCGGAGCGGAGCTGCGGGACGCGGCGCTCAGCCCTCCCCCTTTGGAGGCGGGTGGGGAGGGGTCGCTGTCAAAGTGAACTCAtgatgatgctttttttttttttttcccctcctcctcctcctcgtgtgtgtgtgtgttcaaaccaaaaaggaaaaaaaaaaagaaaaaaaaaagaaaaaagtgtaaaTTGGCCAAAActgactataaaaaaaaaatatagaggTCTAATAAATTTAATTACTTGTAACTGTAACAGCTTCGGTGTGGTTTCTGGGGAGCGTTGGAAGCGTTCTCCCACGAGAGAATGCAGTTCCGATCGTTTTCGGTGCGTTTCGGCCGCTCCACCGCGGGGTGCGGAGAAATGGGGCTCCTatggagctcagcactgctccgcACGCACTGAggctctgtggctgctgggcGACAGAGGGGGACGCCGTGCTGTGCTCTCAGTGTGTACGACAGACACTGCTTACACCTTTCTAACGCGTTATAAGCTGAAGCTATTTGCTCACCTAAAGGCTCGGTTCATTTTCCTGTCTCCTCCTCCTGGGGGTGAGGTCGCAGCAGAGCTCCCCAGAAATGCTCTCAGTGCCATAAGCGGGGCTTAAAAAGTTCTCTTccagcagagaagagagaagttGTGTCAGCAGTGCTGGTCAACAACcgaggggagggggggctgaggggggcgGTCCCAATGCTGTAcctgggggatgggggggggggaaggacgGGGAgttgggggggatggggacggcGAAGGGtgaagcagtgctggggctgagccgCTGTTGTGTAACCGAGGGCAGGATGGGCGCTATGGAACACATCTCGCAGAGGAGGCAGCCTGCTCGGTACCTACGGGGGCAGGTTTATTTCATAACAAACGTCAGCTCCGGGGAAGGGGAAGATggcgtggggctgctgtggggctccaGGCAGGTTTTAGCATAGGCTTGGCCAAAAAATCCGCTCGGGGCAAACACTGCCACCAGCTGTGGGAAGGACAGGAGAGTACCGCAGGGGTGCTGCCCAGGAGCCTCGcagtctccttttcccttccctctgccaTGACACCATCGGGCAGCGGCAGCGCTGGGGTGGCTGCgggggctctgctgctgctccttgtgtTGGAGCGGGCTGAGTTAATTGGGATCTCACTCGTTAGGAGCGGGCTGAGTTAATTGGGATCTCACTCGTTAGAAGTCATTGCTcggggagagaagcagcagcccgCTGAGGCCTCCTGCTCCACCTGGAGCCCCGCAGCGCTGCACGGGGCGGACTCGGCTCCTCCCGGACAGCTGCGTGTCCCACTCCGGCAGCAGTGACCCCGGGGCAGCGCGGTGAGCCGGGCAGCACGCAGCCCTCGGCACCTGGAGGGGGAGAAACCCACACAAGGAAATTGTCAGAGAAATGTAGCAGCCCGGGTGTTACTAAGGGATGTCCGTGACCAGTCCAGTGCTCACCGAGGCCGTCCTGCACCCACTGACCCCAAACTGGTTACATTGAATTCATAGGAACAGCCCTTTGTTCAGAGTTACCTGCAAACACTTCAACAATGGCACTTACAGACACAGCAGCCTCTCCCCCCGCTCAGAGCACCACCGCTCCCTCCATACCCATCAGCTCCCCGACCCTGCTTTGATTCTACCAACTTTATGCCACATTCTGCCTAATGAAGGAGTCTTAACGCACACTAATTGCTCCTAATCCCCACCGCAGGTGTTCCGGAGCGGTTTGTCTCCCTGCAGGGTCCGACCCCACCTCCCGCACTCACACTTAGCAGCAGCGCAGACTTGCAGCGCCTGCCGAAGCACCCCGTCCCCAGCGGGGGACTGCGATACCCGACTCCGCTTCCAGCCGCTCTTCAGGCAGGAAGCGCTGCAGCAGCAGTCCGGCTCCCTGAAAACGCTGCTGCAAAAAGGGAAGCCGTCCATTGTAACAGCATGCCAACACTGCAACAGCCAACGTCCACGCAAAGCGAAACCCCGCTCCTGCCCGCAGCGCCGCTGAGGGGACGGCACGGAGCAGCTCCCGCAGGCCGGCAGCTacgggcggccccgcgcccgctcCGGGCcgctccctgccctcctctccAGGGCCCGGCTTTGGCGTTGCTGCGCTCTGGGAGCTGCCCGCTGGGTACAGTGCCAACCCTAAGGCTTAACTCGCTTCAATGCCATCTATTCTCTACCTTTAAGACACGGCACTCACGCAGCTGCTCTGGCTATCCCAACGATACTGAAGTATAAGCAGGACTCCTTTTTAAAGGAGGATCTCTGGCACTGCTAACCCCGCACAGCTCCCCTCTATGCGCATCACACCATCAGGATCAGTCCCGCTGTGGCTTCTCTCCATTCCTGCTCACatccttttggaaaaaaaaaaaagcaccaaaagaCCTCACCTCTAACAACCAGATAGGTGCAGGGCACGCAGGTTTGACTATCATTAGACGTTCAGCTGTGGCGTGCACTCTAAGACACACAAAGCACCACGGAGTCTTTAGTGTTGGAAAAGACTCTTAAGatccccaaatccaaccccatccctccccccccccaccccgcctGCTGacacagtgccacatccccacggttccACAGCACCCCAcggacagtgactccaccaccacccccaggcagctgtgccactgccccaCCACccattctgagaagaaatatttcctaatatccaacctgctcctcccctggtgcaacatAAGCCCATCCCTCtcgtcctattgctgttacctggagcagaggccgaccccacccccccctcacCACTGCCTCCTTTCAGAgtgttgtagagagcaataaggtctctctgAGCTCCTCTCCTCCACGCTgacccatccctgctccctcagccgctcccctCTGTGCTCACACTCCTCACAGCTCCAggcccttctctgcacacactCCAGGACCTCGGTGTCCTTCCTGCGAAGGGCCcagagcagaacacagcactgaggtaCATGGAAATAAAGCTCCCAGcccagaaatgcagcagtgtaTGAAATGCAAAGCTCCAGAGTGCAGGAGCTAATAGAGCAACGCGGACATTTGTCAGCAAACCTGTTTCAACAGAGCATTTTCttataacaaaacaaatcctCCACTCGTATAAATGGAAAACAATCCGATTTGCGACTGGCAGGTCCCACATCTGACAGCAGGACCTACACCCAGAACCCCCAAATTGTGCTGTTTTACACCTGAACCAAGTCCAAGTGCTGTTATTTCCCCAGTCCTCATTTCCACTGCACAGAGCGATGTCTGCAGCCCCAGGTTGGGGTTCTGTGGTGCACGATGGGCCTTGGGGGCTCTGAGCTGCCCCTGGGCCGGGTGGGGCTGTTGTATCGAGCTCTGGGTGGTGATGTGTGGATCCGTGTTGGCTATGGGGGGGCCCTGCAGCACTTCAGGGACCCGTGACCCCGAGACGAGTGATACTGAGGGTTATGTTCTCAGGGGGTTACGTCTGGGGGTCGTTTTTCAGATGCGGTGCATTAAAGGCACGTTGTGTCACTGTGTGGCTTTCCATGTTTCCAAACCAAAGCGTCACTTTCACTACAAAAATGCGCCGTTTCCCCCCACGCTGCGCCCACCGGGGTCACTCAGACACCGCTGCTCccccaacacagccccagctcacaGCTCGTACCACAATGTCTgcaacccccccatccccccacttCCCAAGTGAGGCCCAGGACCGGCCCCCTCCGCCGCGTTTCCCTCAGCCACGGCCCCCCCGGAGCTGCGGCCTTCCCGGGGCCCtccccgccccacagccccgcaCTCCTGAGGGGAAGGCCGCACCGCGCGGGCCTCCGCCGCTCTCCTCAGGACTCAACACCGGAGGGAGACGCTCCCCCGCGCTCCCGGCTCAGCTCGGAGTCTCATCGAAGTCCCCGGCCGCTCACCAGCCTCGCGGCGGCGGCAGCGAGGCCTGGCGCGAGcccccacacacacaaaatggcGGCCGAGCCCTCACACCGCCCGCTCGTCCGCCATAGCCGCCGCCTCGTCCCGTTCGCCTTCCAACCAATCGGGCGCCGCCGTACTGCTGCCGGACATGGCGGCGGAGCCAATGGGAGGGAGAGGTGTagaggaaggggaggggtgCTCTTCCCGCCGAGAGGGTTTATGGGAGCTGTAGTCCTACTCCGTGGGCGGGATGAGGGGGGTTGTAGCGCTGCGGACTTGCTGTCCCGTGATGCTGTGCGGCCCACCGTGGGACTCTGCGCCTGCGCGCTATGCGTTGCCGTGGCGACGAGTGTGGGGCCTGCGGCCTGCTCCGGGCCTACCGCCCGGGGGGAGCCCCGCACTGCGCCCATCTCCAGCTCCGTCCGACAGATCCGCCTACGTACcgaaacacacacacacacaaaatgggGTTATAAAAATGGGGAAGGGA encodes:
- the ACBD4 gene encoding acyl-CoA-binding domain-containing protein 4 isoform X1; protein product: MAEPGCGAQFQAAVRVIQGLPRSGSYRPSYEEMLRFYSYYKQATAGRCQEPRPGFWDPIGRYKWDAWHSLGRMSKEEAMAAYVAEMKKVAQKIIDTVRPDETTQEMFRYFEPLYEVIRDMPRPPDAFFRRAGDEQEQPAERGQEERASGPALECPEDALPGEQQDGQQAPGAGLASAADTRQGSQGTSDSEGEVFCDTMEQMEPEQAGQLLAERGLFPKSAPAGRVAGRAERGEGRRWEGSGGADLAARGSDGDPQLAGAEEDAGSPAEPTAVEQQLPPELDAHVAGTVRALQDDMQRVLERLSELELLTSRQDTSGADPGEPLAAQAESPWPLPASPHPLLLFLVAWPFVTQWLLRRWRGRKR
- the ACBD4 gene encoding acyl-CoA-binding domain-containing protein 4 isoform X3, which codes for MAEPGCGAQFQAAVRVIQGLPRSGSYRPSYEEMLRFYSYYKQATAGRCQEPRPGFWDPIGRYKWDAWHSLGRMSKEEAMAAYVAEMKKVAQKIIDTVRPDETTQEMFRYFEPLYEVIRDMPRPPDAFFRRAGDEQEQPAERGQEERASGPALECPEDALPGEQQDGQQAPGAGLASAADTRQGSQGTSDSEGEVFCDTMEQMEPEQAGQLLAERGLFPKSAPAGRVAGRAERGEGRRWEGSGGADLAARGSDGVCQGCAECRTSFSSSTVQPRQQRLLGALGYGCAGWGRPRSVGFPLPYLLPSPLWFRDPNCQF
- the ACBD4 gene encoding acyl-CoA-binding domain-containing protein 4 isoform X2, with amino-acid sequence MAEPGCGAQFQAAVRVIQGLPRSGSYRPSYEEMLRFYSYYKQATAGRCQEPRPGFWDPIGRYKWDAWHSLGRMSKEEAMAAYVAEMKKVAQKIIDTVRPDETTQEMFRYFEPLYEVIRDMPRPPDAFFRRAGDEQEQPAERGQEERASGPALECPEDALPGEQQDGQQAPGAGLASAADTRQGSQGTSDSEGEVFCDTMEQMEPEQAGQLLAERGLFPKSAPAGRVAGRAERGEGRRWEGSGGADLAARGSDGVCQGCAECRTSFSSSTVQPRQQRLLGALGYGCAGWGRPRCPWRCWHRGWSCRSHPGSPQQGRSEEQPRWPSPSCQTLGLCHPPQPAAHSAPHRCFCKPPGLLDLGS
- the ACBD4 gene encoding acyl-CoA-binding domain-containing protein 4 isoform X5, which translates into the protein MAEPGCGAQFQAAVRVIQGLPRSGSYRPSYEEMLRFYSYYKQATAGRCQEPRPGFWDPIGRYKWDAWHSLGRMSKEEAMAAYVAEMKKVAQKIIDTVRPDETTQEMFRYFEPLYEVIRDMPRPPDAFFRRAGDEQEQPAERGQEERASGPALECPEDALPGEQQDGQQAPDPQLAGAEEDAGSPAEPTAVEQQLPPELDAHVAGTVRALQDDMQRVLERLSELELLTSRQDTSGADPGEPLAAQAESPWPLPASPHPLLLFLVAWPFVTQWLLRRWRGRKR
- the ACBD4 gene encoding acyl-CoA-binding domain-containing protein 4 isoform X4, whose product is MSKEEAMAAYVAEMKKVAQKIIDTVRPDETTQEMFRYFEPLYEVIRDMPRPPDAFFRRAGDEQEQPAERGQEERASGPALECPEDALPGEQQDGQQAPGAGLASAADTRQGSQGTSDSEGEVFCDTMEQMEPEQAGQLLAERGLFPKSAPAGRVAGRAERGEGRRWEGSGGADLAARGSDGDPQLAGAEEDAGSPAEPTAVEQQLPPELDAHVAGTVRALQDDMQRVLERLSELELLTSRQDTSGADPGEPLAAQAESPWPLPASPHPLLLFLVAWPFVTQWLLRRWRGRKR
- the HEXIM1 gene encoding protein HEXIM1 encodes the protein MADAERAPEAAPADPEPERGEAQTDGESGRLPPPEEAAEAATAAEGAGDHEARPSEGGAAQPGLRPRYRAAVGRAQEWPAKKKHRRRPSKNKRRWKPYSKLSWEEKQQFDERQSLRASRLRAEMFAKGQPVAPYNTTQFLMEDHDQEEPDLKTGLYPRRSAAKSDDTSEEDFLEEAAEEDGGSDGMGGDGSEFLQRDFSETYERYHVESLQNMSKQELVKEYLELEKCLSRMEDENNRLRMESKKHGEAAEAARLLEIEVDRLRAENLQLLRERDVRAAEAAPE